The following are from one region of the Anaeropeptidivorans aminofermentans genome:
- a CDS encoding methyl-accepting chemotaxis protein: MFKKLKANKQDPNLSSKGLKTLLLRILIYVGVPVIISYLVVSVVLMNIVSTTVSRLTTNELSAKSQAVANDINAYFGKYFDITEQLSYNSQAQTLFGELVPGVIIEEYEGVKPVKETMENIQAASGDTIMAVWVADIDSSQLIQADGAFLREGWAVKERPWYKQLSAANHTIMTEPYEDSVTKSQIVSVISPVYQPGSNEIIGSTGVDFSLDELARIIRSYTLGKTGFYILITDSGQIIYHPVSDNIGKNIADIDISDNIQNAMLSRLEGSLEYTSHGIENHGYVASVGNTGWMIATGLPDTEFYQEYSTARTATISVFVIAAVCVFFMILLVSRLIVAPIKKLTLTANRIAEGDLDVSAEAASRDEIGQMADAINRTVIQLRRYIAYIKEITSTLENMAQGDMRIHLKEDYVGEFASIRSAFTMLSNSLNYTLRTIDTAAEQVSAGSSQVASGAQALASGSTEQAASVEELSSSVERVAEQAAENSSNVMAAVSHIEQAGTAVNEGNEHMKHLAGAMADINSASNQIASITKVIEDIAFQTNILALNAAIEAARAGNAGKGFAVVADEVRNLAAKSAEAVRQTGELIEASVAAVKRGTEITAQTAHILQDVGEKANKVSESFDKIERASAEQAYAIDQIKEGIAQVSAVVQNNAATAEENSATSQEMSAQAATLREEVGKFKLGE; this comes from the coding sequence ATGTTTAAAAAGCTTAAAGCAAATAAGCAAGACCCAAACCTCTCTTCAAAAGGGCTTAAGACACTTCTGTTAAGAATTCTCATATATGTCGGGGTTCCGGTAATCATTTCATATCTGGTTGTAAGCGTCGTTCTGATGAATATTGTCAGCACAACCGTTTCTCGTCTTACAACCAATGAATTAAGCGCTAAGTCGCAAGCGGTGGCCAATGATATTAATGCTTATTTTGGAAAATATTTTGACATAACTGAACAACTTTCCTATAACAGCCAGGCACAAACATTATTTGGGGAACTGGTTCCCGGAGTTATCATCGAAGAGTATGAAGGTGTAAAGCCGGTAAAGGAAACCATGGAAAATATCCAAGCGGCAAGCGGAGATACCATTATGGCTGTATGGGTAGCAGATATAGATTCAAGCCAGCTTATACAGGCAGACGGTGCTTTCCTGCGTGAAGGCTGGGCAGTAAAGGAACGCCCATGGTATAAACAGCTTTCGGCGGCTAACCACACCATAATGACAGAACCTTATGAAGACAGTGTCACCAAGTCTCAGATTGTAAGCGTAATTAGCCCTGTATATCAACCGGGAAGCAATGAAATTATAGGGTCAACGGGAGTAGACTTTTCACTGGACGAGCTTGCAAGAATCATCAGATCCTATACCTTGGGTAAAACCGGCTTTTATATCCTCATAACCGATTCGGGCCAGATTATTTATCACCCTGTTTCTGATAATATTGGCAAAAATATTGCCGATATAGATATATCGGATAATATTCAAAATGCGATGCTTTCCAGATTGGAAGGCAGTTTGGAATATACTTCTCACGGTATTGAAAACCACGGCTATGTTGCATCAGTCGGTAATACAGGCTGGATGATAGCAACAGGCTTACCGGATACAGAGTTTTATCAGGAATATAGTACAGCAAGAACCGCCACAATCTCTGTCTTTGTCATTGCCGCCGTGTGTGTTTTCTTTATGATTTTACTTGTATCACGGCTTATTGTCGCACCGATTAAGAAGCTCACCCTAACGGCTAACCGGATTGCAGAAGGAGACCTTGATGTTTCGGCTGAGGCCGCTTCCCGTGACGAAATAGGGCAGATGGCAGATGCAATCAACCGCACCGTCATACAGCTTCGCCGATATATCGCCTACATAAAGGAAATTACCTCTACCCTTGAAAACATGGCTCAGGGAGATATGCGTATTCATCTTAAAGAAGATTATGTAGGTGAATTTGCATCTATCCGGTCGGCTTTTACAATGCTTTCCAATTCGTTAAATTATACTCTGCGTACTATTGATACTGCCGCCGAACAAGTAAGCGCAGGTTCTTCTCAGGTTGCAAGCGGTGCCCAGGCTCTTGCCTCCGGCTCAACCGAACAGGCCGCCTCTGTGGAAGAATTAAGCTCCTCCGTCGAAAGAGTTGCAGAACAAGCAGCGGAAAATTCGTCTAACGTTATGGCTGCGGTTAGCCATATTGAGCAGGCAGGCACAGCAGTAAACGAAGGAAATGAGCATATGAAGCACCTTGCCGGCGCAATGGCAGACATTAACTCTGCTTCTAATCAAATAGCAAGTATTACAAAGGTTATTGAGGACATTGCCTTCCAGACAAACATTCTGGCCCTTAACGCCGCCATTGAGGCCGCCCGGGCAGGAAACGCAGGAAAGGGCTTTGCCGTGGTAGCCGATGAAGTACGTAATCTTGCAGCAAAGTCCGCAGAAGCCGTTAGACAGACCGGAGAACTGATTGAGGCTTCTGTTGCAGCCGTTAAGAGGGGCACTGAAATTACCGCTCAAACAGCCCATATCCTTCAAGACGTGGGTGAAAAGGCTAATAAGGTTAGTGAAAGCTTTGATAAAATTGAGAGAGCATCTGCTGAACAAGCCTATGCAATCGATCAAATAAAAGAGGGCATTGCCCAAGTTTCTGCCGTTGTTCAAAATAATGCCGCAACTGCGGAAGAGAACTCCGCAACCAGCCAGGAAATGTCTGCTCAGGCAGCTACTCTTCGTGAAGAGGTGGGTAAATTTAAGCTGGGCGAGTGA
- a CDS encoding EAL domain-containing protein produces the protein MKNKSKKQIWAWMIILAVNSLMVILFPLVFSQSINSDFKWYMMQQRQNSVSRMVHLTYNAVEPLIDQLKNDEISREEAIERISGLVRKMTYGDEFGPNYIFMSTYDGIMLVQPYEPEKEGTDQWLLQDANGKYIIQELANAAKANPEGSFVTYNYYIPNLSTVEEKLSFVIGIPEINAYIGTGIYMESNYKMLKATLEKQRITYIATTIFILASFLLYTRALLRNNQRLQQEIKERTYAENNLWTVFDTIHDAIIIHDEKGRLLHTNKQASIMYGLNCDDILNYSIKDITVDPVLENQWIEKLNEKIENQGFVIFECKSKKPLEGTVLDLEIALRKTQWSGTNAYVAAARNITERKRYMENIHRLAYFDSLTGLPNRAYIMRELYKRLDRCTDSCGSGSAFFIDVDNFKIINDTHGHSCGDRMLIEIATRLNTLSSPNLTLSRSGGDEFLILSANASRKEEVLKLGDQIFSLFKEAIIIDNISFHVTCSIGIVFYPRDGKTVEELLKHADLAMYKAKNQGRDKYVLFDSSMVTELSQRTELENRLREAYKNREFLLHYQPQIDSESGKVIGIEALIRWHSDSHGLISPEDFIPVAEEMGLINEIGMWVIEESFSFARSLMDKGICVSCNVSPVQLKQISFVDDVIEAFNRFGLKKGSVAIEITESCLVESFGDTYAKLARLRDCGIMIYLDDFGTGYSSLNYMKSLPIDVLKIDKSFIDNITADGIERHIVKTIVSLAREIGLKVIAEGVEEKAQQTYLTACGCNAIQGYLFSRPVSESEVLDLI, from the coding sequence ATGAAAAATAAGTCGAAAAAACAGATATGGGCTTGGATGATAATTCTAGCCGTTAACTCTTTGATGGTCATACTTTTTCCATTGGTGTTTTCTCAAAGCATCAATTCGGATTTTAAGTGGTATATGATGCAGCAAAGACAGAATTCTGTCAGTAGAATGGTTCACCTTACCTATAACGCCGTCGAACCGTTGATTGACCAGCTTAAAAATGACGAAATAAGCCGCGAAGAAGCAATAGAAAGAATCAGCGGTCTTGTGAGAAAAATGACTTACGGCGATGAGTTCGGCCCTAATTATATTTTCATGAGTACCTATGATGGAATTATGCTTGTTCAGCCCTATGAACCGGAAAAGGAAGGTACTGATCAATGGCTTCTTCAAGACGCAAACGGCAAATATATTATACAAGAGCTTGCAAATGCAGCAAAAGCAAATCCTGAGGGCTCTTTTGTGACATATAATTATTATATACCGAATCTATCCACTGTTGAGGAGAAGCTCTCTTTTGTCATAGGGATACCAGAAATTAACGCTTACATAGGTACCGGCATATATATGGAAAGCAACTATAAAATGCTTAAGGCAACTCTTGAAAAGCAACGGATAACTTATATTGCGACGACAATTTTTATACTTGCATCATTTTTGCTATATACACGGGCACTCCTTAGAAACAATCAGCGGCTTCAACAGGAGATTAAGGAGCGGACCTACGCAGAGAATAATTTATGGACTGTGTTTGATACCATTCACGATGCCATTATAATTCATGATGAAAAAGGAAGGCTTCTGCATACGAATAAACAGGCCAGCATTATGTACGGCCTAAACTGCGATGATATTCTTAATTATAGTATCAAAGACATCACCGTAGACCCTGTTCTTGAAAATCAATGGATTGAAAAATTAAATGAAAAGATTGAGAACCAAGGCTTTGTAATCTTTGAATGTAAATCAAAGAAACCGCTGGAGGGAACAGTCCTTGACCTAGAGATTGCCCTTCGTAAGACTCAGTGGTCTGGAACAAATGCTTATGTAGCTGCTGCACGCAATATTACGGAACGAAAACGATATATGGAGAATATTCATCGCCTTGCTTATTTTGACAGCCTTACGGGCCTTCCCAACAGGGCCTATATCATGCGCGAATTATATAAAAGGCTGGATAGATGCACCGATAGCTGCGGCTCCGGCTCCGCTTTCTTTATAGATGTGGATAATTTCAAAATAATTAATGATACCCACGGACACTCCTGCGGTGACCGTATGCTGATTGAAATCGCAACACGCCTGAATACCCTTTCTTCACCAAATCTTACCTTATCACGGTCCGGAGGCGATGAATTTCTAATACTTTCTGCCAATGCTTCTAGAAAAGAGGAAGTTCTTAAACTGGGGGATCAAATCTTTTCCTTATTTAAGGAGGCTATTATTATCGATAACATCAGCTTCCATGTTACCTGCAGCATAGGGATTGTATTCTACCCCAGAGACGGAAAGACAGTTGAGGAGCTTTTGAAGCATGCTGATCTTGCGATGTATAAAGCTAAAAATCAGGGAAGAGATAAATATGTTCTGTTTGACAGCAGCATGGTAACGGAGCTTTCTCAGAGGACAGAACTCGAGAATCGCCTGAGAGAAGCTTACAAAAACAGAGAATTTCTATTGCATTATCAGCCGCAAATTGATTCAGAGAGCGGCAAAGTCATTGGTATTGAAGCCCTTATACGCTGGCACAGTGATTCTCATGGGCTTATATCCCCAGAGGATTTTATTCCTGTGGCTGAGGAAATGGGCCTTATTAATGAAATCGGCATGTGGGTCATAGAAGAAAGCTTTAGCTTTGCCCGGAGCCTAATGGATAAGGGCATATGCGTTTCCTGTAATGTATCTCCTGTTCAGCTGAAGCAAATTAGCTTCGTTGATGACGTTATTGAAGCTTTTAACCGGTTTGGCCTTAAGAAAGGCAGCGTGGCAATTGAAATCACCGAATCCTGTCTGGTTGAATCCTTTGGCGACACCTATGCAAAGCTTGCCAGATTAAGGGACTGCGGTATTATGATTTATTTAGACGATTTTGGCACCGGCTATTCCTCTTTGAACTATATGAAGAGCCTGCCCATTGACGTACTGAAAATCGACAAATCCTTTATTGATAATATTACGGCAGACGGCATTGAACGGCACATTGTAAAAACAATTGTATCTCTCGCCCGGGAAATAGGGCTTAAAGTTATTGCAGAAGGCGTAGAAGAAAAGGCACAGCAGACCTATCTGACTGCCTGCGGCTGTAATGCCATCCAAGGTTATCTTTTTAGCCGGCCTGTTTCGGAATCAGAAGTACTGGATTTAATATAA
- a CDS encoding helix-turn-helix transcriptional regulator — MSQTISKQEKYYFSDKLKEQLSQISQYPLTIIEAPSGFGKTTAVREYLRNELPEASCQWYICLGESAPIAWLGICELFSRINSEVANNMKSLKMPTLDTLFHMTSYLKNLECRNKTYFVIDNYQLINFDMHRELINVFSMHEDPNLHMIFITQQLDFRQQLSIHNNNIHTIDASSFFFDKEGIANLFRMEGLRITENELENIFKNTEGWISAIRLQMINYKESGSFIYSAGIEHLVETAIWNRLGSVEKDFLLKVSVFDSFTAQQAAEILDHEVLPGKIEEELKSSDFVRFLPDKRLFIINGIFLDYLRNRFYHHQPRAYQKKVFYKAGISCAAMGQYCLATKFFYTIRDFDSILSLPFTRQYLDSQKEECDEAMFVEIVRECPEEILCRYPSAIVVFGHYAHLNEQHEIYKKLCRLLRSLMQNKPNLSQEEIRRFNAELVLLEVLGEFNDITKMKEGYKKARDILEDSSDIIEHSTPWFSVFPTAFGIFWRESGKLDEMLNTIDEIRPFYRSLSQGQGAGLGHLIRAEAVLSKGEDNEAEILCHKALYEARTYRQFSICIYAELSLARIFILRGDSEKFFTAIKNIQSFATDYSDPSIHRMVDMCMSIISLTLGVKDYVAPWFYNIEGIRKLLYAPVIPFAEIWYFRLLLIDKRYNELFAFSQLALDTLRNSGAKVQYMMPQIHSLIFLSLAKHKSGNDLEAQMYLKEALAIALPDQVYLPFADYDCMTNLLTGINICYFDNPMKSAPSHKNQKETFMLNSFDALTELCKRQQKGISTIRKSLIQVKSTLTSREREIALLAKERLSAKEIADKLYISETTVKTTLRNVYSKLDIHSRSELATIEF; from the coding sequence ATGAGCCAGACGATAAGTAAACAAGAAAAATATTATTTCTCTGACAAACTTAAAGAGCAGCTGAGTCAAATATCACAATATCCCTTAACCATTATTGAGGCCCCCAGCGGCTTTGGAAAAACAACAGCAGTTAGGGAATATTTACGAAACGAGCTTCCTGAGGCGTCCTGCCAATGGTACATATGCTTGGGAGAATCTGCGCCTATAGCATGGCTGGGAATCTGCGAACTGTTTTCCAGAATAAACAGTGAAGTGGCCAATAATATGAAAAGCTTGAAAATGCCTACCCTGGACACCCTCTTCCATATGACATCATATCTTAAAAATTTGGAATGCCGTAATAAAACATATTTTGTAATCGATAATTACCAGCTTATTAACTTTGATATGCATCGGGAGCTTATAAACGTTTTTTCTATGCACGAAGACCCAAACCTTCACATGATATTTATTACTCAGCAGCTGGACTTCAGACAGCAACTCTCCATACATAATAACAATATTCATACAATTGATGCCTCCTCCTTCTTTTTTGACAAAGAGGGTATTGCAAACCTCTTTCGCATGGAGGGCTTGCGGATCACAGAAAACGAGTTGGAAAATATTTTTAAAAATACAGAAGGCTGGATTTCTGCTATCCGCCTGCAGATGATAAACTACAAAGAATCCGGCTCCTTTATTTATTCAGCAGGAATTGAACATCTTGTAGAAACCGCCATTTGGAACCGTTTAGGATCTGTTGAAAAGGATTTTCTTCTTAAAGTATCTGTTTTTGACAGCTTTACGGCGCAGCAGGCTGCCGAAATACTCGACCATGAAGTCCTGCCCGGAAAAATTGAAGAAGAGCTTAAATCCAGCGATTTTGTACGGTTCTTACCCGATAAGCGTCTGTTCATTATAAACGGTATTTTTCTGGACTATCTGCGTAATAGATTCTATCACCATCAGCCAAGAGCATACCAAAAGAAGGTATTCTACAAAGCCGGTATTTCTTGCGCTGCCATGGGACAGTATTGCCTTGCCACAAAATTTTTCTATACTATCAGAGACTTTGATTCCATACTTTCTTTACCTTTTACCCGTCAATATTTAGATTCCCAAAAAGAAGAATGTGATGAAGCAATGTTTGTGGAAATCGTTCGCGAATGTCCGGAAGAAATATTATGTAGGTATCCTTCTGCTATTGTTGTCTTCGGCCATTATGCACATTTAAATGAGCAACACGAAATCTATAAAAAGCTCTGCCGGCTGCTTCGGTCGCTTATGCAAAATAAACCAAATTTATCGCAGGAAGAAATCCGAAGGTTTAATGCAGAGCTTGTCCTGCTGGAAGTTTTGGGAGAATTCAACGATATTACTAAAATGAAGGAAGGCTATAAAAAAGCAAGGGATATTTTAGAAGACTCATCTGATATAATCGAGCATAGTACGCCGTGGTTTTCTGTATTTCCTACGGCTTTCGGCATTTTTTGGCGTGAATCTGGAAAGCTTGACGAAATGCTTAACACCATTGATGAAATTAGGCCTTTCTACCGTAGCCTCAGTCAAGGCCAGGGAGCCGGCCTAGGCCATCTTATAAGAGCAGAGGCTGTGCTTTCAAAGGGCGAGGATAACGAAGCGGAAATACTTTGCCATAAGGCCCTTTATGAAGCCCGCACCTACAGACAGTTCAGCATTTGTATCTATGCAGAATTAAGCCTTGCTAGGATTTTTATCCTAAGAGGAGATTCTGAGAAATTTTTCACTGCAATTAAAAATATTCAAAGCTTTGCAACAGATTACTCTGACCCTTCCATACACCGTATGGTGGATATGTGCATGTCAATTATAAGCCTTACGCTGGGGGTAAAGGATTATGTTGCTCCTTGGTTCTATAATATAGAGGGCATTAGAAAATTACTCTATGCCCCTGTCATTCCGTTTGCGGAAATATGGTATTTTAGGCTTTTGCTTATAGATAAGCGCTATAATGAGCTCTTTGCCTTTAGCCAGCTTGCTCTGGATACTCTCAGAAACTCCGGTGCAAAAGTTCAATATATGATGCCCCAGATACATAGCCTCATCTTCCTCTCCCTGGCAAAGCATAAAAGCGGAAATGATTTGGAAGCCCAGATGTATCTAAAAGAGGCCCTTGCCATAGCCCTCCCCGATCAGGTATATCTTCCCTTTGCCGATTATGATTGCATGACCAATCTGCTTACAGGGATAAATATATGCTATTTCGACAACCCTATGAAATCTGCGCCTTCCCATAAAAACCAGAAAGAGACATTTATGTTAAACAGCTTCGATGCCTTAACGGAGCTTTGCAAACGGCAGCAAAAGGGCATAAGCACAATAAGAAAATCCCTTATTCAGGTTAAATCTACCTTAACATCAAGAGAAAGAGAAATTGCTCTCCTTGCCAAAGAAAGACTCAGTGCAAAGGAAATTGCAGATAAGCTTTATATATCGGAAACAACTGTTAAAACGACCCTTAGAAATGTTTACAGCAAGCTTGATATTCATTCAAGAAGTGAGTTGGCAACCATAGAATTTTGA
- a CDS encoding DUF2442 domain-containing protein, producing the protein MDINAIKTSIEANNVPDAMEMKHQSKSNGYFRSVQALPGYHLEVTMETGSIIHFNFRSRLNTARFGRLIDEELFQSVQTDGNYLIFHKAGIMPVKVTASEFMDLVLIDRSK; encoded by the coding sequence TTGGATATTAACGCCATTAAAACCAGTATAGAGGCAAATAATGTGCCAGATGCAATGGAAATGAAGCATCAAAGCAAAAGCAATGGATATTTCAGAAGCGTTCAGGCCCTTCCGGGATATCATCTTGAAGTAACCATGGAGACCGGCTCGATTATCCATTTTAATTTCCGCAGCAGACTCAATACCGCTCGGTTTGGAAGGCTTATAGATGAAGAATTATTCCAAAGTGTACAAACAGACGGAAATTACTTGATATTTCATAAAGCCGGAATTATGCCTGTCAAAGTCACCGCATCTGAATTCATGGATTTGGTTCTAATTGATAGGAGCAAATAA
- a CDS encoding methyl-accepting chemotaxis protein, protein MFKNKRISKKSGSYSKGFKSLFTRILTFVGLPVVITFLLVSFVLLSLVNNAVTRLTTNELSAKSLAASYSINNYFEKHLEIVKTLAGNSELETLFTSVKPGIKIGDYDNFPQIKSTLENVQNANPESVMSVWIVDIDSSQLAQADGYLSEESWDVQKRPWFIQMKSVNSSILTDPYEDTSTKLQVVTVASPIFKPDTQEIIGVAGIDFSLETLSETIKGYTLGEKGFYILSTGAGQIIYHPVAENINKNIADTDMSENIKEALLSKSEGSLSYTSHGIKSHGYVSPVGKTGWTVTTGLPNDEFKQEFFEVRTAMLATFAIAIAAIMAVLLILSSQIVAPIKALTKTANMIAEGNLDVSAEVSSRDEIGQMADAINRTVIQLRQYIAYIKEITSTLENMALGDMRIHLKEDYVGEFASIRSAFTMLSNSLNHTLRTIDTAAEQVSAGSSQVASGAQALASGSTEQAASVEELSASIERIAEHVSENSSNVIAAAGYIEQAGTAVNEGNEHMKQLAGAMAEINSASNQIANITKVIEDIAFQTNILALNAAIEAARAGNAGKGFAVVADEVRSLAAKSAEAVRQTGELIEASVATVKKGTEITTQTSHILQDVSEKTVKVSESFDKIEKASAEQTLAIEQIKDGITQVSAVVQNNAATAEENSATSQEMSAQAATLREEVGKFKLDTETGNNDIPIMPRFTGAPEIFDPILKTSYELGKY, encoded by the coding sequence ATGTTTAAAAATAAAAGGATTTCTAAGAAATCAGGTTCATATTCAAAGGGGTTCAAATCACTTTTTACAAGAATTCTTACATTCGTAGGGTTACCTGTTGTCATTACCTTTTTGCTTGTAAGCTTCGTACTGTTGAGCCTTGTAAATAATGCCGTCACCAGGCTCACGACAAACGAATTAAGTGCAAAATCCCTTGCAGCTTCTTATAGTATTAATAATTATTTTGAAAAACACCTTGAAATTGTAAAGACCCTTGCCGGAAATTCCGAACTGGAAACACTGTTTACCTCTGTCAAACCTGGTATAAAAATCGGTGATTATGACAATTTTCCTCAAATTAAAAGTACTCTTGAGAATGTGCAAAATGCAAACCCAGAATCAGTTATGTCCGTATGGATTGTAGATATTGATTCAAGCCAGCTTGCTCAGGCAGATGGATACCTTTCAGAAGAAAGCTGGGACGTACAAAAACGGCCGTGGTTTATCCAGATGAAAAGTGTAAATTCTTCTATTTTAACAGACCCTTATGAAGATACCTCCACTAAATTGCAGGTAGTTACCGTGGCTTCCCCTATATTTAAACCGGATACCCAAGAAATTATTGGGGTCGCCGGCATAGATTTTTCGCTGGAAACCCTCAGTGAAACCATCAAAGGATATACCCTTGGAGAAAAGGGATTTTACATACTCTCAACCGGAGCAGGTCAGATTATATATCACCCTGTTGCCGAAAATATTAATAAAAATATCGCTGACACAGACATGTCGGAAAATATTAAAGAAGCCTTACTTTCTAAATCAGAAGGAAGCCTTTCATACACCTCTCACGGCATTAAAAGCCACGGCTATGTTTCACCGGTAGGAAAAACAGGCTGGACCGTAACGACCGGCTTACCTAATGATGAATTTAAGCAAGAATTTTTTGAAGTCCGTACAGCTATGCTTGCCACCTTCGCAATTGCCATAGCTGCCATAATGGCTGTGCTGCTGATTTTATCAAGTCAAATAGTAGCACCAATAAAAGCCCTTACAAAGACCGCCAATATGATTGCAGAAGGAAACCTTGATGTTTCAGCTGAAGTGAGCTCCCGTGATGAAATAGGTCAGATGGCAGATGCCATTAACCGCACTGTTATACAGCTTCGCCAGTATATCGCCTATATAAAGGAAATTACCTCTACCCTTGAAAATATGGCCTTGGGAGATATGCGTATTCACCTTAAAGAAGACTATGTGGGTGAATTTGCATCTATCCGGTCGGCTTTTACAATGCTTTCCAATTCATTAAATCATACCCTTCGCACTATTGATACTGCTGCCGAACAAGTAAGCGCCGGTTCTTCCCAGGTTGCAAGCGGCGCCCAGGCCCTTGCTTCAGGCTCAACTGAACAGGCAGCTTCTGTGGAAGAATTAAGTGCTTCCATCGAAAGAATCGCGGAACATGTGTCTGAAAATTCGTCTAACGTAATTGCCGCTGCTGGCTATATCGAGCAGGCAGGCACAGCAGTAAACGAAGGAAACGAACATATGAAGCAGCTTGCCGGTGCAATGGCAGAAATTAACTCTGCTTCTAATCAAATAGCAAATATTACAAAGGTTATTGAAGACATTGCCTTCCAGACAAATATTCTGGCTCTTAACGCCGCTATTGAAGCAGCTCGGGCAGGAAATGCAGGAAAAGGCTTTGCTGTTGTAGCTGATGAAGTTCGAAGCCTGGCAGCAAAGTCTGCAGAAGCTGTTAGGCAGACGGGAGAGCTGATTGAGGCTTCTGTTGCAACCGTTAAAAAGGGTACAGAAATTACCACTCAAACATCCCATATCCTTCAAGATGTAAGTGAAAAAACAGTTAAGGTCAGCGAAAGCTTTGATAAAATTGAGAAGGCATCTGCCGAACAAACCCTTGCAATTGAACAAATTAAAGACGGTATTACCCAAGTTTCTGCCGTTGTGCAAAATAATGCTGCAACAGCAGAAGAAAATTCTGCAACCAGCCAAGAAATGTCTGCCCAGGCTGCTACCCTGCGGGAAGAAGTAGGTAAATTCAAACTGGATACGGAAACAGGAAATAACGATATTCCAATAATGCCCAGGTTTACAGGCGCTCCCGAGATCTTTGACCCAATACTAAAAACTTCCTATGAGTTGGGCAAGTATTAA